In the bacterium SCSIO 12741 genome, GGACAATTTTTTCTCAAGAGCGTCTACTTTGTGATTCTGAATCAGGTTTTCTGAAATCTGATTCATTCGCGAAAGCGTCTGTTCAGTTTGAACCGTAATGTTGGAAGTTGAAACTGATTCAACGGCCTCTCCCTGAATGGTATCAGTCTTAGTTTCCGCGGCAAGATTTGTCGACCCTACCAGGGAAAAAACCAAGATCAAAAGGAGAATTGGAGAATACCAGATATTACTTAACATGGCAAATTTATAGGTCCACTAAACTAAGCATTGTTGGTTGAAGTGGCCACGGTCCAATTTTGTTACTCCTGCATTTTGTATCTTAGGTGCTATGTCAAAGCGGGAAATCACAAAACACTACGAAAACGAAGATATCCGGATCACCTGGAAACCTTCTACATGCATTCACTCTACTATTTGTTGGAAAGGACTTATCCAGGTCTTCAACCCTAAGGATCGACCTTGGGTTAAATTGGATGGCGCCTCCTCTGAAAGAATTGCCCAGCAAATTGATCAATGCCCTTCCCAAGCCTTATCCTATGAGTGGAAAAAAGCGCCTCAAAATACAGATGCATCAAAACCGGATGTTAAACTCACCACCGCAAAAATTGCTGGAAAAACGCCCGTTGTTCTCGATTTAGAGGCAGGGAAACCCCATGCCTGGTGTGCGTGTGGGTTATCAGAAAATCAGCCTTGGTGTAACGGAGCACATAAAGGAACCTCACACAAACCTTTGGTGTTTAAGGAAGAGAAAACTCAGACACGAGCCTTATGTATGTGTAAAAGGACATCCAGCCCGCCCTTTTGTGATGGATCTCACAACCACCTGGACTAAGTTAGCTCTATAGCAATACTCCATTTTCGGGCTTAACCGCCTCGGGTAGTTCCGTCTCTCCCAGCATCTGTCGAATATTGATTTCGATGGTTCGCGAAATAGCCGTCATTGGGGTATCATTTGGCCGGTTTTCGAAAGGATCTTGCATAAACACAGCAATGGCTTCAATCATAAAGAAGGTAAATCCGATCACCAAGGTGACCAGGGTGGTGAAATAACCCAGGTATTCTAACAAACCAAAAGGGAGAATGGCCACGAAAATGATGATGAAAAAAACCGTGAAAAAGTTGTACTGAGTCGGGAAAACCGTGTTTTTGATTCGCTCACACATTCCCATGGAATCGCACAACCGCGTCAAGGTATTATCCATCGAAACAAATTGATAAGCATCCAACTGATTCCGAGAACGGCACTGCTTCAACTCCATTTCAATAAGCTGGATTATAGCGTTCGGGATATTTTGTTGGCTACTTAGCCAAATCAAATCCTGTTCTGTAAGGAATTGATCCAGGCTCTCCAATACGTCTTGCTTTCTCAACGATTTGCTCAAGGCATAGCACCAGGCCATTTGTAGATAGGCAATGCGTTTGGCTGAATCCTTGGCTGATTGCTCCGGGCTATCCTGAATAAAACCCAAGCTTTTTCGAACCAAGGTTCTGGAATCATTTACCACCGCTCCCCAGATTTTTCGGGCTTCCCACCAACGCTCATACGCTGAATTGGTCCTAAAACCAAGAAACAAGGAAATGGCCGTACCTAAAACCGCCGGGATGGAAATACTAATGGAGAGGTTTGGGTTGTAACTGTACCAAACGGCCACCGTGTGGCAATAAATCAAAATGGCAACAACCCACTTGGACTCAAATAGAATAATTTTCGAAAGGGAAAATCGCTTCTGGATATACATGTTCTCAAAGCTAAATCAATAATTCCTTTCTCCCTATTTTCGTGGCTCACAAAACGGACAATGAGCACCTTTAACGTCTATTTCGGCATCGGGGTCGACCACATCCTTTCGGCTGATGGCTTGGACCATATTCTTTTCATCCTTTTATTGGGTCTGGGGTATTCCCTTCATCAATGGAAGCGTGCCCTTGGTTTGGTTACGGCATTTACCCTTGCTCATAGTTTAACCCTAATGCTGGCCACTTTTCAATGGATCCAGGTTTCCGCAGAGCTGGTTGAGTTTTTGATTCCGGTGACTATTTCCATAACCGCCTTGTTTCAATTGGTGACCAGTTTTAGATCCACGAAAACCTCATGGTCATTCCTCACTCAATATGCCTTGGTAGCCTCTTTTGGTTTACTTCACGGAATGGGGTTTTCCAATTTGCTTGCCAGTCTTCTCAACGATAGTGGCGACCTCGTGGTATCACTTTTCGCATTCAACGTGGGCATTGAGGTTGGTCAATTAGTCATTGTTGGGGCCGTATTATTGATTAATTTTCTGGTTCATCGTTTGAAATGGGTCCCCATGGATCGATGGACTGCAATCCTTGCTGGAGGCGTGTTTTTGTTTTCGCTGTCCTACTATTTTTAAAGTCTTAAGCCAGAATTCTTAACCTGAAGGGCTTGGGCAGAATTATTATATTTACTGCTGGTATGAAAAACTGTTTACTTCTAATCGCTTTACTACTGTTTTCGGGCTTGTCATTTGGTCAGCAATATGTCCAAACCGGTATGGTTCACACTGAAATTCAAGCCGCTACACAGAATGGGGTTCCCATTAACGGAAGCTCAAAAGACATGAAAATTGAATATCCACCCAGCCAGGATTTAATGGTTCTTTATTTAGACCCCATGACCCTGCAAACGGATAATATCGAGTTTAATGAGCAGCTTCAGAATTCTTTTCTGGGTAACATTGAGATCGTTTTAGAGGTGGATGTGAATCAATTTGAGTACCACAGCCATGCGGATGAGAACATTACTGTATCCGGAGAGGCGACGATTAATAACAACACCAGCGAGATTATTGTTGTTTTGACCGTTTCCAATAAGAAAACCAACAACCAAAACATGTATCAAATTTCCGGCTCAGGAGCCTTTAATATCCTTGATTATGGGCTGGAAGAAATATTTCCGAACCTCGACCCTATTGTGAAGTTTCAGTTTTCACAATCTTTGCAGGCTAATTTTCGCTAAAATGAATCTATTCGGATAGTTTATCCGAAAGCTACAAACCGTATTTGATGAATTATTTCTCTTCTCTTTTGATCGCCACTTTTCTTTTTTTGGGATTTGCTTCAACTGTGCAAGCTCAAGAAAAAGAGGTAGATTTTTCCGTTCGGGCAAGTGGTCACTATCAACTTTTTTCCTTTTCTGGAGCCAGAACAAATTCTTCAGTTTGGGGAGGTGTTTTGGAAAAAAGAATAAGCTACGAATCCACTATTGGGCTCAACATTAACTATGCTACCAGAACCGAGGACTCTGAAACGCAGCGCAGAAATATTCCTCAATACCAAAACGTATTTAACGTAGGTATTATGGCAAGAAGGTATTTTGATATTGCCTTCAGCGGTCCCTACGCTGGAATTGGGTTGGGCATGGGGTTCCCTTCTGAAACGGGTGTTGCACCAGAAATTGGTGGCCATTTTGGATACCAAGTAGTGAAGAAAAACCTGGCGATTGATTTCAATATTCAAACAGGGTTTGGAAGCTACCGCTATTCTGAAAATCGCTACGATAATTTCGGAACTTATCAGGGTAATGTTTATTACCGCGACTATGGTTTCTTTTTCCGCCCAGGGATCAGTATCGGTATTGCCCGATAGGAATCAGTAGTCATTGATTTTCATGGGTTACCCAACCCCTCAATAATTATTTTGTGTTATTCAGTAAGAAGGTAAACTAACTACTGAATTAATTTGCTTTTTTAGGCAATACGAAAAAGGAGTCCGAAATTACAATTAGGATTACTCTGTGAAAAGGATCATGAAAGAGGTGATGGACAAAATACCGACAATTAAAATCTTGATTTTAAGCCTGTTTATGCTTGCTGGCCACCAAGGTTTCTCCGCTGTTTGCAACATTAGCGGCTGGGTAAAACAGTCTGGTCAGATCAAAATCAACCATGCTGTATACTTTACAGGACAAAACGTGGATACGGTAGTATACACTGACAATGCCGGAAATTACTCGCTTACCTTCCAAGCTTATAATGACTTTGAGTCCTTCGATGTTTATACCATCGACTGTATTAGAGACACGGTAACCCGGAGTTTCGAATACCAGAATGGAATCACTAATTATACCAAGAATTTTGATCTGTGCCCTTCTGGAAACCGGGTTTATATCAGTGGAACCGTTTTGAATAATGGAAGTCCAGCTGAAGGCGTTGTGGTCAGTTTCTATGTCAACCAGACTTATAAACTTATTGGAAACGCCATTACGGCCAAGGATGGAACCTACAGCCAAACGTTTAATACAGGAATTCATAAATCCGGTGTCATTTTCTCCAAATTGACTGATTGCTACGGCTCAATTGTCATGCAAAACTGGCTTTTTGAAACCCGCGATAGTATTCAAATCGATTACGAGAGTTGCCGAACAGATCCCTTTCCTTTTATTGGAGGTAGAATCTTAAACGACGGCTTACCTGTTTATGCCAACGAAGTGGATGTGCACCTATTCCGTTACCAGGCTTCTACCCAAAGTTTGGTTTGGGAAGCCTCCCAGCCTGTTGGTCATGGTGGAAGCTATTTGTTTTCGATTCGCGAATCAGGAAGCTTTCTGGTGAAAGCCATACCCGCTTCCGCTCAACACCGGTTACTGCCTGAATACTATGGTGATGTCAATTATTGGGATGAAGCTCAGATCATCAAGATCAATGGTAATCCTGAGCCTGAATTAGATATTCATTTGGATGAGTTCCACCCTTTAAATGGAACCAGCAGCATTCGTGGTGTCATTAACTACTACCCTATCCAACAATCGGGATCTCCGATGAGTGAAGTTCCGGTTTTGCTTCTCAACAGCATGAAAGAGCCTATGGCCTTCTCCAAAAGCAATAGTGATGGTCAATTTGAGTTTGATGGCCTCACTTCTGGTCAGTACTATTTGGTGTATGATCAAGTGGGTATTCCTTATCATCCATATCCCGTTTACATCGCTAAATCAGGAATGCACTTGACTGGTGTGGAAATGGTTGTAACTCCTTTGGGTAGTGGCCTATCGGGAGCTCTAAGCACTGAAGCTGAGGAACAAAAAGAATTTAACATTAGGGTTTATCCAAACCCTACCCAGGGTAAATTACGTGTATTATTACAGGGAGCCGGCACTGTGGAAGGCGAATTGGTTGCCATGAACGGACAAGTGAAGATGATTGTTGATTCTTTCACTGGAGTTCAAATGGAGCTGGATTTAACTACCCTGGAAAATGGAATTTACTTCCTGAAACTTAGAAACGAAAGCAACGAAGAGAGCATATTCAAGGTTATTAAAAATTAATACTGGCTTGTAGCCCAATGACAATAAGTCCCAAAATATTAAAAGCTGCTGCACGAGGCGATCGACGCGCTCAGAAGAAGCTTTATGAGCTCAGCTTTGACATGCTGATGGGGATTTGTATGCGCTACAAGACTAACCAGGAAGACGGAGTTGCCATCCTAAACGATGCCTACCTCAAAATCCTGAATAACCTCGAAAACCTCAACCCCAAGATTCCTTACGAAGCCTGGGCCAAAAGAATTACCATCAATTGCTGCATTAATGATTACCGCAAACAAAAGCATTCTCCGGAATACATCTACATGGAGAAAGAAGCGATGCTGGATCATTTTGTACGGGTGGAAGATGACGATTGGGAAGAATCTCAATTGGTCTCTGTAGAAAAGTTGAAGGAGTTACTCAATGAACTTCCTGACAGTTCGCAGGAAGTATTCCAGCTTTACGTACTCGAAGGTTACAACCACCGGGAGATTGCTGAAATTTTGGGAATTTCTGAAGGAACATCAAAGTGGCACCTAAACAATGCCCGTAAAATATTAAGAAGACTGTTAAAGGATAACCTAAACATAAACCGAAGAGTGGCCTTATGAGCGACCGCAATATAGATAACGCGTATAAGAAGGCTTTTCCCAAGCAGGAATATAGCTACAAGCCTGAGTACTGGGCGCAAATGGAAGCTTCCATGGGCCCGGCTGCACCTCGAGTACCCTCTTGGTGGTGGAAGGCTGCCTCTGCTGTATTGGCAGTGGCAACTACGGCCTCCGTTTGGTTCTGGAACTCAAACGAACAAGGTCCCGTATTGGCTGATAAGAACCAGACTCAAGTTGAGTCTACCTCGGTTCAAAACGCCAATAATTCTTCCAACGAAGAATTGAATTCTAAATCTGTTGCCTCGGCACCGGCTGCGGCAACGCTATCAGAAGGTAAAACTTCATTATCCTCGGGTATTGAAAGTACTTCAGCTCAAGCAGAATCGGCATCCATGGATCAGGTTGAGCAGACGTCAGAAGCCCGATCAGAGGGTAGTCATTCTATTCAACCGGATAAGGCGTCCAAGGCATCGAGCCTTTTCTCGAAAGAGAAACAATCGAAATCGGTGCAAAAAGCAGCTATTCAGCAGGCTGGATTTGCTTTATCTTCTCCAAAGAAAAGTAATCAGCAGCAAGCCGTACTTGGCGCTGGAAGCTCCTCTCTTGCCCAGGCCGAACGTTTCTCATCCACTTCTGAAAGCGAAAGCGCTATTGCGAATGTTGAGGTTAATGAAACTGTAGCCAATGACAATGCTCTTCCAAGAATGCCATTTAGAGATGCAACTCTATTTGCCGAGGGAGCGATTTTAAGCCCTGATTTAAGCACTTCACAGTCATCGGCGTCTAACATTGCCAGAAACCCCTTCAAGATGCCTAAACTGCACTTCTATTTTGGTGCAAGCGCTGGGTATTCTATGTTGAACAACGACAACAATCTTTTGATTACCCCATCTGGTAATTATAGAGATCTGACCATGGACATGTATCGGAACCAATCGATGGAAGTTGGAGTTGATTTTGGTGTGAAGTACCGCAACTTCTTGGTTCAATCTGGGTTGAAATATTCAAACTTAAGTCAGGCCTATGAAATGAACTTCATTGCCTTGTCTGAACAAGTTGATATGGATATCAGCGAGCGTCGAGTGATTAAAGAGACTTTGCCAAGCCCAAATTCAAAGCTTATCATTGTTCCTGGTCCTGATAATACGTTTGATTACCGCATTGACACGGTTTATGATACGGCTTGGGCTATCCATGTTGATACCAATTACTTCAGCGCTGTAGTAGCCGAAAATCAAATGTATCGCTCCTCCTATACCATTGACTATGCTCAGATCCCTCTATACATTGGATATGAGCTGCCTTTGAAGGACTTTTACCTTCATTTGAGTACAGGAATGGATATGGCGGTATTGGTGAGCGCTACGGGAACCGTATACGATCCAGAAACCCAAAGCGTCATTGCTCAACTGGACAAATCTGAATTGAACCCAGTCCTTTGGAAGTATCGCTTGAATTTGGGAATTGGGTATAACGTGAATGATCGTGTGAGCCTTTATTTGAATCCTTCCTATTCTCGTAGCTTAAACACGGCTTACAAAGAGGATCATTCCTACTCTGGACAATTCTCAGGTTACGGCCTGAATGCTGGTCTTCGTTACCAGTTTTAAGAACTTCTCCAATATTCGAAAAGAACTTTACCTCTTAACTGGAGGGGTATAAAAAAATTTGGCGCCTCCAAGTTTCTCGGATAAGCGCCAAATCTTTATTCGTTTCCCGACTATCCGGGAGAAATTTTCTATTCTTAGAGATTAAATTGAATCCCTTGAGCCAGTGGAATATCACTGGTATAGTTAATCGTGTTTGTTTGTCTACGCATGTAGGCTTTCCAAGAATCAGATCCTGATTCACGACCTCCACCGGTTTCTTTTTCACCACCAAAGGCTCCACCGATTTCAGCACCCGAAGTACCAATATTTACGTTAGCAATACCACAGTCAGAACCTCCTTGGGAAAGGAAACGCTCCGCTTCTCTCATGTTCGTAGTCATGATGGAAGAAGACAATCCTTGTTTAACTCCGTTTTGGATAGCAATAGCTTCGTTCAAATCACTGTACTTAATCAAGTATAGGATTGGAGCAAACGTTTCTGCCTGAACAATGTCCATGCTATTTTCTGCTTCAACGATGGCTGGCTTTACATAGCATCCGCCTTCGTAACCTTCACCGGACAATACACCACCTTCAACAGCCAAAGTACCTCCTTGACTCACGGCAGCTTCCAAAGCAGCTGAGTAAGCTTTAACCGCATCTTGATCAATCAATGGACCAACATGGTTTGTTTCATCCAATGGGTTTCCAATTTTCAGCTGACCATAGGCGTGAACCAAACTGTCTTTTACCTTATTGTAAATGCTATCGTGAATGATTAATCGACGGGTAGAGGTGCATCGCTGACCACAAGTTCCAACGGCGCCAAATACAGTACCCGTAATCGCCAAATTCAAATCAGCATCTGGGGTAATGATAATTGCGTTGTTTCCTCCTAACTCGAGCAAAGAACGACCTAAGCGCTGAGCAACGGCTGCTCCAACTTCTTTACCCATGCGGGTAGATCCAGTAGCCGAAACCAAAGGAACGCGAGTATCAGCAGTCATCCATTCTCCCACTTCACGATCTCCGTTGATCAAGCAGCTAATTCCTTCCGGAAGGTTGTTTTCAGCCAATACTTCTGCAATAATCTTTTGGCAAGCCACACCACACATTGGTGCTTTTTCAGACGGCTTCCAAACCAAAACATCACCACAAACCCAGGCAATAGCACTGTTCCAGCACCATACGGCTACCGGAAAGTTGAATGCTGAAATGGTTCCCACAATTCCAAGTGGATGCCACTGCTCATACATACGGTGACCTGGACGCTCAGAGTGCATAGAAAGTCCATACAACTGGCGAGAAAGACCTACAGCAAAATCGCAGATGTCGATCATCTCCTGAACTTCACCCAATCCTTCCTGGTAAGACTTACCCATTTCATAGGTAACCAGCTTTCCAAGTGGTTCTTTATACTGACGTAGTTTTTCTCCAAATTGACGAACGATCTCACCTCTTTTAGGTGCGGGCATAGAGCTCCAAATTTTGAACGCCTCTGACGCCTTTTCTATCGTTGCTTCATACTGCTCACGGGTAGTTGTGCTTACCTCACCGATTTTCTCTCCGTTGATTGGAGAAAAAGACGTTAGGTATGATCCACTATCCATCCAATTTTCGCCAGTAGAAGTTCCACCATTTTTGTCTCCTAAGCCTAACTGGCCGAGTACTTCTTTTATCTCGTTTTGATCCATGATTTAGCGTTTGAGCCGCAAAGGTACTATCGTAAAATAACGTGGCAAGAATTATTCGCCTTCAGTTTTGTCTGAAG is a window encoding:
- a CDS encoding (4Fe-4S)-binding protein is translated as MSKREITKHYENEDIRITWKPSTCIHSTICWKGLIQVFNPKDRPWVKLDGASSERIAQQIDQCPSQALSYEWKKAPQNTDASKPDVKLTTAKIAGKTPVVLDLEAGKPHAWCACGLSENQPWCNGAHKGTSHKPLVFKEEKTQTRALCMCKRTSSPPFCDGSHNHLD
- a CDS encoding HupE/UreJ family protein, with protein sequence MSTFNVYFGIGVDHILSADGLDHILFILLLGLGYSLHQWKRALGLVTAFTLAHSLTLMLATFQWIQVSAELVEFLIPVTISITALFQLVTSFRSTKTSWSFLTQYALVASFGLLHGMGFSNLLASLLNDSGDLVVSLFAFNVGIEVGQLVIVGAVLLINFLVHRLKWVPMDRWTAILAGGVFLFSLSYYF
- a CDS encoding T9SS type A sorting domain-containing protein, whose translation is MKRIMKEVMDKIPTIKILILSLFMLAGHQGFSAVCNISGWVKQSGQIKINHAVYFTGQNVDTVVYTDNAGNYSLTFQAYNDFESFDVYTIDCIRDTVTRSFEYQNGITNYTKNFDLCPSGNRVYISGTVLNNGSPAEGVVVSFYVNQTYKLIGNAITAKDGTYSQTFNTGIHKSGVIFSKLTDCYGSIVMQNWLFETRDSIQIDYESCRTDPFPFIGGRILNDGLPVYANEVDVHLFRYQASTQSLVWEASQPVGHGGSYLFSIRESGSFLVKAIPASAQHRLLPEYYGDVNYWDEAQIIKINGNPEPELDIHLDEFHPLNGTSSIRGVINYYPIQQSGSPMSEVPVLLLNSMKEPMAFSKSNSDGQFEFDGLTSGQYYLVYDQVGIPYHPYPVYIAKSGMHLTGVEMVVTPLGSGLSGALSTEAEEQKEFNIRVYPNPTQGKLRVLLQGAGTVEGELVAMNGQVKMIVDSFTGVQMELDLTTLENGIYFLKLRNESNEESIFKVIKN
- a CDS encoding RNA polymerase sigma factor, yielding MTISPKILKAAARGDRRAQKKLYELSFDMLMGICMRYKTNQEDGVAILNDAYLKILNNLENLNPKIPYEAWAKRITINCCINDYRKQKHSPEYIYMEKEAMLDHFVRVEDDDWEESQLVSVEKLKELLNELPDSSQEVFQLYVLEGYNHREIAEILGISEGTSKWHLNNARKILRRLLKDNLNINRRVAL
- a CDS encoding outer membrane beta-barrel protein, with the translated sequence MSDRNIDNAYKKAFPKQEYSYKPEYWAQMEASMGPAAPRVPSWWWKAASAVLAVATTASVWFWNSNEQGPVLADKNQTQVESTSVQNANNSSNEELNSKSVASAPAAATLSEGKTSLSSGIESTSAQAESASMDQVEQTSEARSEGSHSIQPDKASKASSLFSKEKQSKSVQKAAIQQAGFALSSPKKSNQQQAVLGAGSSSLAQAERFSSTSESESAIANVEVNETVANDNALPRMPFRDATLFAEGAILSPDLSTSQSSASNIARNPFKMPKLHFYFGASAGYSMLNNDNNLLITPSGNYRDLTMDMYRNQSMEVGVDFGVKYRNFLVQSGLKYSNLSQAYEMNFIALSEQVDMDISERRVIKETLPSPNSKLIIVPGPDNTFDYRIDTVYDTAWAIHVDTNYFSAVVAENQMYRSSYTIDYAQIPLYIGYELPLKDFYLHLSTGMDMAVLVSATGTVYDPETQSVIAQLDKSELNPVLWKYRLNLGIGYNVNDRVSLYLNPSYSRSLNTAYKEDHSYSGQFSGYGLNAGLRYQF
- a CDS encoding aldehyde dehydrogenase family protein; the protein is MDQNEIKEVLGQLGLGDKNGGTSTGENWMDSGSYLTSFSPINGEKIGEVSTTTREQYEATIEKASEAFKIWSSMPAPKRGEIVRQFGEKLRQYKEPLGKLVTYEMGKSYQEGLGEVQEMIDICDFAVGLSRQLYGLSMHSERPGHRMYEQWHPLGIVGTISAFNFPVAVWCWNSAIAWVCGDVLVWKPSEKAPMCGVACQKIIAEVLAENNLPEGISCLINGDREVGEWMTADTRVPLVSATGSTRMGKEVGAAVAQRLGRSLLELGGNNAIIITPDADLNLAITGTVFGAVGTCGQRCTSTRRLIIHDSIYNKVKDSLVHAYGQLKIGNPLDETNHVGPLIDQDAVKAYSAALEAAVSQGGTLAVEGGVLSGEGYEGGCYVKPAIVEAENSMDIVQAETFAPILYLIKYSDLNEAIAIQNGVKQGLSSSIMTTNMREAERFLSQGGSDCGIANVNIGTSGAEIGGAFGGEKETGGGRESGSDSWKAYMRRQTNTINYTSDIPLAQGIQFNL